A window of the Phalacrocorax aristotelis chromosome 9, bGulAri2.1, whole genome shotgun sequence genome harbors these coding sequences:
- the FERMT2 gene encoding fermitin family homolog 2 isoform X5: MALDGIRMPDGCYADGTWELSVHVTDLGRDVTLRVTGEIHIGGVMLRLVEKLDVKKDWSDHALWWEKKKTWLLKTHWTLDKYGIQADAKLQFTPQHKLLRLQLPNMKYVKVKVNFSDRVFKAVSDICKTFNIRHPEELSLLRKPRDPSKKKKKKLDEQCEDDAFELAGPLITPGSGNIYSSPGLYSKTMTPTYDAHDGSPLSPTSAWFGDSALSEGNPGILAVSQPVTSPESLAKMYKPQALLDKAKINQGWLDSSRSLMEQEVKENEALLLRFKYYSFFDLNPKYDAIRINQLYEQSKWAILLEEIECTEEEMMMFAALQYHINKLSIMSSENHLNNSDKEVDEVDAALSDLEITLEGGKTSTILGDITSIPELADYIKVFKPKKLTLKGYKPYWCTFKDTSISCYKSKEESNGTPAHQMNLRGCEVTPDVNISGQKFNIKLLIPVAEGMNEIWLRCDNETQYASWMAACRLASKGKTMADSSYGMEVQNILSFLKMQHLNPDPQLIPEQIATDINPECLVSPRYLKKYKNKQITARILEAHQNVAQMSLIEAKMRFIQAWQSLPEFGITHFIARFQGGKKEELIGIAYNRLIRMDASTGDAVKTWRFSNMKQWNVNWEIKMVTVEFADDVRVSFICTEVDCKVVHEFIGGYIFLSTRAKDQNESLDEEMFYKLTSGWV; the protein is encoded by the exons ATGTCAAGAAAGACTGGTCGGATCATGCGCTGTggtgggaaaagaagaaaacttggCTCCTTAAAACGCACTGGACGTTGGACAAATATGGGATACAGGCTGATGCCAAGCTCCAGTTCACACCTCAGCACAAGCTGCTTCGCCTTCAGCTGCCCAACATGAAGTACGTCAAGGTGAAAGTCAACTTCTCGGACAGGGTCTTCAAGGCGGTTTCTGACATCTGCAAAACATTCA ACATCAGGCACCCAGAAGAACTCTCCCTTTTGAGGAAACCCAGAGAtccatcaaagaaaaaaaagaagaagctGGATGAGCAATGTGAAGACGACGCCTTCGAGCTGGCGGGTCCACTGATCACGCCAGGGTCTG GAAACATATATTCCAGCCCAGGACTGTATAGCAAAACGATGACACCGACCTACGACGCTCACGACGGCAGTCCCCTGTCACCCACTTCAGCCTGGTTCGGTGACAGCGCCTTGTCGGAGGGGAACCCGGGCATCCTGGCCGTGAGCCAGCCTGTCACCTCCCCGGAGTCCTTAGCAAAAATGTACAAGCCGCAGGCACTGCTCGATAAAGCCAAAATCAACCAAGG ATGGCTGGATTCGTCCCGATCTCTTATGGAGCAGGAGGTGAAAGAGAATGAAGCTTTGCTGCTCCGGTTCAAGTACTACAGCTTTTTTGACCTGAATCCAAAG TACGACGCGATCAGGATCAACCAGCTGTACGAGCAGTCCAAATGGGCTATTCTGCTGGAGGAGATCGAGTGCACGGAGGAAGAAATGATGATGTTTGCGGCGCTGCAG TACCACATCAATAAGCTGTCCATCATGTCCTCGGAAAACCACCTGAACAACAGCGACAAGGAGGTGGATGAGGTGGATGCTGCGCTCTCGGATCTGGAAATTACTTTGGAGGGTGGCAAAACGTCAACGATCCTG ggTGATATCACTTCCATCCCGGAGCTCGCCGACTACATTAAAGTCTTCAA GCCCAAGAAGCTGACTTTGAAAGGCTACAAGCCGTATTGGTGCACCTTCAAAGATACCTCCATCTCCTGCtataaaagcaaagaggaatCCAACGGGACTCCTGCACACCAGATGAACCTGAGAG GATGTGAAGTTACCCCTGACGTGAACATCTCTGGTCAGAAGTTTAACATCAAACTTCTGATTCCGGTGGCGGAGGGAATGAATGAAATATGGCTTCGCTGCGATAAC GAGACGCAGTACGCCAGCTGGATGGCCGCCTGCCGCCTGGCCTCCAAGGGCAAGACGATGGCCGACAGCTCCTACGGCATGGAAGTACAGAACATCCTCTCCTTCctgaaaatgcagcatttaAACCCAGACCCGCAGCTGATCCCAGAACAAATCGCCACCGACATTAACCCCGAGTGCCTGGTTTCTCCTCGCTATCTGAAAAAGTACAAGAACAAGCAG ATCACGGCACGCATCCTGGAAGCCCACCAGAACGTCGCTCAGATGAGTCTCATCGAGGCGAAGATGCGGTTTATTCAAGCCTGGCAGTCGCTGCCGGAGTTTGGCATCACACATTTCATTGCAAG GTTCCAGGGGGGTAAGAAGGAGGAGCTCATCGGCATCGCCTACAACCGGCTGATACGGATGGACGCGAGCACGGGCGACGCCGTCAAAACCTGGCGGTTCAGCAACATGAAGCAGTGGAATGTGAACTGGGAGATTAAAATG GTGACGGTGGAGTTCGCAGATGATGTTCGGGTGTCCTTCATTTGCACGGAGGTGGATTGCAAAGTGGTTCACGAGTTCATCGGCGGCTACATCTTCTTGTCAACACGAGCGAAAGATCAGAATGAGAGCTTGGACGAAGAGATGTTCTACAAACTGACCAGTGGTTGGGTGTGA